A portion of the Thermodesulfobacteriota bacterium genome contains these proteins:
- a CDS encoding dihydroorotate dehydrogenase electron transfer subunit, translating into MRANPRFVGGRILRNVGHGIFYRMEVAVPDRVEFVPGQFAMVSGWPGNDPLLPRPLAIFRSGGTRVSGTVEFVYKVVGRGTALLSGLHEGDPLSITLPLGNGFRLDDPDRTWWLAGGGVGFSTVFPAGMALSQGRSDFEMFLGARTREQLPPRDWTPGGNVPGRVHLCTDDGTAGFHGTVGAALRARLEALKPPEAGRLSILACGPREMLREIAETAGSRGVPAQVSLENHMACGFGVCWGCVTEVREGDGTAYRRVCKEGPVFDAREVVW; encoded by the coding sequence ATGCGAGCTAATCCGCGGTTCGTCGGCGGCAGGATCCTGCGGAACGTGGGGCACGGAATCTTCTACCGGATGGAGGTGGCGGTCCCCGACCGGGTCGAGTTCGTGCCCGGACAGTTCGCCATGGTATCGGGGTGGCCCGGGAACGACCCGCTCCTCCCGAGGCCGCTCGCGATCTTCCGGTCGGGAGGGACCCGGGTGTCAGGAACGGTCGAGTTCGTCTACAAGGTGGTCGGGCGCGGCACGGCGCTGCTGTCCGGCCTGCACGAGGGCGACCCCCTGTCCATCACCCTGCCGCTGGGGAACGGCTTCCGGCTCGACGATCCCGACCGGACCTGGTGGCTCGCGGGGGGCGGTGTCGGCTTCTCCACGGTGTTCCCCGCCGGGATGGCCCTCTCGCAGGGACGGAGCGATTTCGAGATGTTCCTCGGCGCGCGGACCCGCGAACAGCTTCCCCCGCGGGATTGGACCCCGGGGGGGAACGTGCCCGGCAGGGTGCACCTGTGCACCGACGACGGGACCGCCGGCTTCCACGGGACGGTGGGCGCCGCGCTCCGCGCCCGCCTCGAGGCCCTGAAGCCCCCCGAGGCCGGGCGGCTGTCGATCCTTGCGTGCGGCCCGAGGGAGATGCTCCGGGAGATCGCGGAGACGGCCGGCTCCCGGGGCGTTCCCGCGCAGGTGTCGCTCGAGAACCATATGGCCTGCGGGTTCGGCGTCTGCTGGGGATGCGTGACCGAGGTGCGGGAAGGGGACGGGACCGCCTATCGGCGCGTCTGCAAGGAGGGGCCGGTGTTCGATGCCCGGGAGGTCGTATGGTGA
- a CDS encoding arginine decarboxylase, pyruvoyl-dependent, with product MTVPAKVFFTKGVGRHREQLTSFELALRDAGIEKFNLVQVSSIFPPQARIVSKEAGLKLLSPGEIVYVVMSRCCSDEPRRLVAASVGCALPSDRSVYGYLSEHHAFGQTEKVAGDYAEDLAAAMLASTLGVEFDEDRSWDEKREVWKISGKIYKSFNITQSAIVKDEYTTTLAAAVLI from the coding sequence ATGACCGTTCCCGCGAAGGTCTTCTTCACCAAGGGTGTCGGCCGGCACCGGGAGCAGCTGACCTCGTTCGAGCTGGCCCTCAGGGACGCAGGCATCGAGAAGTTCAACCTCGTCCAGGTGTCCAGCATATTCCCCCCGCAGGCCCGGATCGTCTCGAAAGAGGCGGGATTGAAGCTGCTTTCGCCGGGCGAGATCGTCTACGTGGTCATGAGCCGCTGCTGCAGCGACGAGCCCCGCCGGCTGGTGGCCGCCTCCGTGGGGTGCGCCCTCCCGTCCGACCGGTCCGTCTACGGGTACCTGAGCGAGCACCACGCCTTCGGCCAGACCGAGAAGGTGGCGGGAGACTATGCGGAAGACCTCGCGGCGGCGATGCTGGCGTCCACACTGGGCGTCGAGTTCGACGAGGACAGGAGCTGGGACGAGAAGCGGGAGGTCTGGAAGATCAGCGGGAAGATCTACAAGTCCTTCAACATCACGCAGTCCGCGATCGTGAAGGACGAGTACACCACGACCCTCGCTGCGGCGGTGCTGATATGA
- a CDS encoding dihydroorotate dehydrogenase, translating into MVTPDLTARVGSLLLKNPVMSASGTFGYGLEFAPFYDISRLGAVIVKGLSLLPTRGNAPQRIVETPAGMLNAIGLQNIGVERFIGEVAPRLEDAGAVFVANIYGRTEEEYEEVARRLSAVPALAAVELNVSCPNVREGGIAFGSTAKGLYGLTRRVRAATAKPLWVKLSPNVTDIGEMARAAEDSGADAVSLVNTLLGMAVDPRTRRPRLGNVTGGLSGPAIKPVALRMVWEACKAVKIPVIGIGGIRSAEDALEFLLVGAAAVQVGTANFRNPNACIEIVEGIRDFLAREGIRGVKEYRGSFLP; encoded by the coding sequence ATGGTGACCCCGGACCTGACCGCGCGGGTGGGGAGCCTGCTCCTGAAGAATCCCGTGATGAGCGCTTCGGGGACGTTCGGATACGGGCTGGAATTCGCGCCGTTCTACGACATCTCCCGCCTCGGCGCGGTGATCGTGAAGGGGCTCTCCCTCCTCCCGACGCGGGGGAACGCGCCGCAGCGGATCGTGGAGACTCCGGCGGGGATGCTGAACGCCATCGGCCTGCAGAACATCGGGGTGGAGAGGTTCATCGGCGAAGTCGCCCCCCGGCTGGAGGACGCGGGGGCCGTCTTCGTGGCGAACATCTACGGGCGGACGGAGGAGGAATACGAGGAGGTCGCGCGGCGGCTGTCCGCGGTTCCCGCCCTGGCCGCGGTCGAGCTGAACGTCTCCTGCCCCAACGTGAGGGAAGGCGGCATCGCGTTCGGCTCCACCGCGAAAGGGCTGTACGGGCTGACCCGGAGGGTCCGCGCGGCCACCGCGAAGCCGCTCTGGGTGAAGCTGTCCCCGAACGTCACCGACATCGGGGAGATGGCCCGCGCGGCGGAGGACTCGGGCGCAGACGCGGTCTCCCTCGTCAACACGCTGCTGGGGATGGCGGTCGATCCGCGGACGCGGCGGCCGCGGCTGGGCAACGTGACGGGGGGGCTTTCGGGGCCGGCGATCAAGCCGGTGGCGCTGCGGATGGTGTGGGAGGCGTGCAAGGCGGTGAAGATCCCCGTGATCGGGATCGGCGGGATCCGGAGCGCGGAGGACGCGCTCGAGTTCCTCCTCGTCGGGGCGGCCGCGGTACAGGTCGGGACGGCCAATTTCCGCAACCCGAACGCGTGCATCGAGATCGTCGAGGGGATCCGCGATTTCCTGGCCCGGGAGGGGATCCGCGGCGTGAAGGAGTACCGGGGGAGCTTCCTCCCCTGA
- the rimI gene encoding ribosomal protein S18-alanine N-acetyltransferase: MAPCDLDGVMAIEEASFPTPWSRGMFAEDIDRPFSRPFVAEGAPGEILGYAVCWNVAGESHLLNIAVHPHFRGQGVGEALVRECIRRGALAGSERIHLEVRAGNEEAQRLYGRLGFAFQGIRRGYYTDTGEDALLLSREIRDRDAT, encoded by the coding sequence ATGGCCCCCTGCGACCTCGACGGGGTGATGGCGATCGAGGAGGCCTCCTTCCCGACGCCCTGGTCCCGCGGGATGTTCGCCGAGGACATCGACCGTCCCTTCTCCCGGCCGTTCGTCGCGGAGGGGGCCCCGGGGGAGATCCTCGGCTACGCCGTCTGCTGGAACGTCGCCGGCGAGTCCCATCTCCTGAATATCGCGGTGCACCCGCATTTCCGGGGACAGGGGGTGGGGGAAGCCCTGGTCCGGGAGTGCATCCGCAGGGGGGCCCTGGCGGGATCGGAACGGATCCACCTCGAAGTCCGGGCCGGGAACGAGGAGGCGCAGCGGCTTTACGGGCGGCTGGGCTTCGCGTTCCAGGGGATCCGGAGAGGGTACTACACCGACACGGGGGAGGACGCGCTGCTGCTCTCCCGGGAGATACGGGACAGGGATGCCACATAG
- a CDS encoding ribosome maturation factor RimP: MKADTEKIEAIAREVAGDLSLSLFDLEVAREGPRIVLRVFVDREGGVSLSEIRSFSRRFGAILDVEDPVEGTYLLEVSSPGLNRRLRRPEHFALSVGSRVRLTLSEMKEGRRNFVGILAGSDDGGIDLKTEDAVIRIAYGEIRKANLDVTQEELFGKGKKKR; this comes from the coding sequence ATGAAAGCGGATACCGAAAAGATCGAGGCGATCGCCCGGGAAGTCGCGGGGGATCTCTCCCTTTCCCTGTTCGACCTCGAGGTCGCGCGGGAGGGGCCGCGGATCGTCCTGCGGGTTTTCGTCGACCGGGAAGGCGGCGTATCGCTTTCGGAGATCCGGTCCTTCAGCCGCAGGTTCGGCGCGATCCTCGACGTGGAGGATCCCGTCGAGGGAACGTACCTGCTCGAGGTTTCCTCCCCCGGACTGAACCGCAGGCTGCGCAGGCCGGAGCATTTCGCCCTGTCCGTGGGCAGCCGGGTGCGGCTGACGCTGTCGGAGATGAAAGAGGGCCGCCGGAACTTCGTGGGGATCCTGGCCGGGTCGGACGACGGCGGGATCGATCTCAAGACGGAGGACGCGGTGATCCGGATCGCCTACGGCGAGATCCGGAAGGCGAACCTGGACGTTACCCAGGAAGAACTCTTCGGGAAGGGAAAGAAAAAGCGATGA
- the nusA gene encoding transcription termination factor NusA — translation MILDVGQIIAQLGKEKGIDKNIIIEAIKEALESAARKKYGANKILEATYDPETGEFEILAFRTVTDNLTDPDTQMSLAEAQALDPEAQVGDSLGDRLSTKDLGRIAAQTARQIIMQKVKDAEREVIYNEFIGRKGEIINGIVQRYERDCLVIDMGKAEAIMPPSEQIPRERYRQTDRIRAYIKDVTKTSRGPEILLSRADPRMIIKLFEQEVPEVYEGVVSILSVAREPGFRTKIAVRSRDRDVDPVGACVGMKGSRVQSVVQELRGERIDIIAWDEDPAKFVCNALQPAEIIRVLVNESEKTMEVIVPEEQLLLAIGKKGQNVKLASKLVGWNIEVRAEGQVEDALKRAEGLFAKKPEAEAPAEAPADAGTADPPSAEPAPSEAPSAEPAAEEPAGGEGSGPRKE, via the coding sequence ATGATCCTGGACGTCGGACAGATCATTGCCCAGCTGGGCAAGGAAAAAGGGATCGACAAGAACATCATCATCGAAGCGATCAAGGAGGCCCTCGAAAGCGCCGCCCGGAAGAAATACGGGGCGAACAAGATCCTCGAGGCGACCTACGATCCCGAAACCGGAGAATTCGAGATCCTGGCCTTCCGCACGGTGACGGACAACCTGACCGACCCGGACACCCAGATGTCGCTCGCCGAGGCGCAGGCGCTGGACCCCGAGGCCCAGGTGGGGGACAGCCTGGGCGACCGGCTCAGCACCAAGGACCTCGGCCGGATCGCCGCCCAGACCGCGCGCCAGATCATCATGCAGAAGGTCAAGGACGCCGAGCGGGAGGTCATCTACAACGAGTTCATCGGCCGCAAGGGGGAGATCATCAACGGCATCGTGCAGCGGTACGAGCGCGACTGCCTCGTCATCGACATGGGCAAGGCGGAGGCGATCATGCCGCCGTCGGAGCAGATTCCCCGGGAGCGGTACCGCCAGACCGACCGGATCCGCGCCTACATCAAGGACGTGACGAAGACTTCCCGCGGGCCGGAGATCCTGCTGTCCCGGGCCGATCCCCGGATGATCATCAAGCTGTTCGAGCAGGAGGTCCCCGAGGTGTACGAGGGGGTGGTCAGCATCCTGAGCGTGGCGAGGGAGCCGGGCTTCCGGACGAAGATCGCCGTCCGCTCGAGGGACCGCGACGTGGACCCGGTCGGGGCGTGCGTCGGCATGAAGGGATCCCGCGTGCAGAGCGTCGTCCAGGAGCTGCGCGGCGAGCGGATCGACATCATCGCCTGGGACGAGGATCCCGCGAAGTTCGTCTGCAACGCCCTCCAGCCCGCGGAGATCATCCGGGTCCTCGTGAACGAGTCGGAGAAGACCATGGAGGTGATCGTCCCCGAGGAGCAGCTCCTGCTGGCGATCGGCAAGAAGGGGCAGAACGTCAAGCTCGCCTCCAAGCTGGTGGGGTGGAACATCGAGGTCCGCGCCGAGGGGCAGGTCGAGGACGCGCTGAAGCGGGCGGAAGGTCTCTTCGCGAAGAAGCCGGAGGCGGAGGCCCCTGCGGAGGCGCCGGCAGACGCCGGGACGGCTGATCCGCCTTCGGCGGAACCCGCGCCGTCGGAAGCGCCTTCCGCGGAACCGGCGGCGGAAGAACCGGCCGGGGGAGAGGGAAGCGGCCCCCGGAAGGAGTAG
- a CDS encoding beta-ketoacyl-ACP synthase III, which translates to MRGARIMGTGRELPPRVVTNEELTKLMDTTDEWIVQRTGIRERRYAEAPVGNCHMGAAAARKAIDKAGISPEDIDLVIFATLSPDMYFPGVGVLVQDMLGLRTVGAIDVRNQCSGFVYGISVAEAYVKGGFHDHVLVVGSELHSKGLNFSTAGRDVTVIFGDGAGAAVVGPAEPGKGILSTHIHSEGKHARELCAAEPGFLQSPWLTHEVIDAGRHYPKMNGKYVFAHAVRRFPEVIREALSENGHTVSDLSLLIPHQANQRITQAVGAALELPEDKVFSNIERYGNTTAASIPIALDECLEQGRIREGDLVCLAAFGAGFTWASALIRW; encoded by the coding sequence ATGCGCGGCGCGCGGATCATGGGCACCGGGAGAGAGCTGCCTCCCCGCGTGGTGACGAACGAGGAGCTCACGAAGCTGATGGACACGACGGACGAGTGGATCGTCCAGCGGACGGGGATCCGGGAGCGGCGCTACGCGGAGGCGCCGGTCGGGAACTGCCACATGGGGGCCGCTGCCGCCCGGAAGGCGATCGACAAGGCGGGGATCTCACCGGAGGACATCGACCTGGTGATCTTCGCGACGCTCTCCCCGGACATGTACTTTCCGGGCGTCGGCGTCCTCGTGCAGGACATGCTCGGGCTTCGGACCGTCGGGGCCATCGACGTGCGCAACCAGTGCAGCGGGTTCGTCTACGGCATCTCCGTCGCGGAGGCCTACGTCAAGGGGGGATTCCACGACCACGTCCTCGTGGTCGGCTCCGAGCTCCACAGCAAGGGGCTCAACTTCTCCACGGCGGGGCGCGACGTGACGGTGATCTTCGGGGACGGGGCCGGTGCGGCGGTGGTCGGCCCGGCGGAGCCCGGCAAGGGGATCCTTTCCACGCACATCCATTCGGAGGGGAAGCACGCGCGGGAGCTTTGCGCCGCGGAGCCGGGCTTCCTGCAGAGCCCCTGGCTGACCCACGAGGTCATAGACGCCGGCAGGCATTACCCGAAGATGAACGGGAAGTACGTCTTCGCGCACGCCGTCCGCCGGTTCCCGGAGGTGATCCGGGAGGCGCTGTCGGAGAACGGGCACACGGTCTCCGACCTGTCGCTGCTCATCCCGCACCAGGCGAACCAGCGGATCACGCAGGCGGTGGGGGCGGCGCTGGAGCTGCCGGAGGATAAGGTGTTTTCGAACATCGAGCGGTACGGGAACACCACCGCCGCGTCGATCCCGATCGCGCTGGACGAGTGCCTCGAGCAGGGGCGGATCCGCGAGGGGGACCTGGTATGCCTCGCCGCGTTCGGCGCGGGGTTCACCTGGGCGTCGGCGCTGATCCGCTGGTAG
- a CDS encoding YlxR family protein, whose product MKETRRTCVQCGAVTGKERLLRIAGRPGAGWTPDPAGRLPGRGIYLCRDGECIGRFAARLRTRKGGARWKMGESGTELADRLAAARTHEA is encoded by the coding sequence ATGAAAGAAACAAGGCGCACCTGCGTTCAGTGCGGGGCCGTGACGGGGAAGGAACGGCTTCTCCGGATCGCGGGGAGGCCCGGGGCGGGGTGGACCCCCGACCCGGCGGGCAGGCTCCCCGGACGCGGCATCTACCTGTGCCGCGACGGCGAATGCATCGGGCGGTTCGCCGCCAGACTCCGGACGCGGAAGGGCGGCGCGCGCTGGAAGATGGGCGAGTCGGGCACGGAACTGGCGGACCGGCTGGCCGCCGCGAGGACGCACGAAGCATAA